GATCTTGAGTTCTGAGCAACCGTTCGCGCTGAGCATCTCGATCGTCGCCGGATCCCGCCTCTCGACCTTCTTCGCGAAGCTGATGGCTCCGTTGCCAGTCGCGTGCGTTCCCATCGGGAAGAGGACGGAGTGCCCGGTCATCATCTTGTACCGCACGATCGCATCGGAGAAGGTGTACCCGCGCATGTGGCCGACGTGCAGGTATCCGGTCACACCTGGGTATGCGAATATCATGAAGAACTTCTTCTTGCTGGGGTCAGGGGTGGACTCGTTTATCTTGGCATCGTACCACGCCTTTCGCCATTTGGCCTCTATGTCGGAGAAGTTGAGAGCCATCTTGCACAGCCAGCTACAACACTGAATACCTGTGACTAATAAAAGGTTTCTCGATGGCAGACTCATCTCACAACGAGGTCTCTGCTCCGCATCACTGAGACCGCCGGACCCACAGTCGCGATGACTACGCCTGCCAGGCTTGTCATGATGCCGGCGAGGACAAACTTGTCAGCTTCTCCCCCGAAGCGCTCCTTATCGACTGAGAGGGGCACACCTGATCCGTCGTGCAATCCTCTGACATTCGTCTGAGAGAAAGAAGCGACTGTTACGAGGAAACCGGTAATGAAGAGCGCGATCCCTACTAATACCATCAGAAAGCGAGCTTTTGGCGCTCTGCTAGCCCCCAACCTGATCTTGCGATCTGCTGCCATAACTTGAGGATGCCCCAGCTGAAGGATGCAGGAGAGCGCACCCTTGGATAAACCTTCCTGCACGGATTCGGGCGTGTGCGCGATAGCCCTAGAACATCGCCCAGAGCCCCTTGACGGGCATATTCGACGACCGAGCCAGTATAGCGAGTATGACAATTGCCGACGAAATGAGACATTTTACATATTAATATATACCTTCGGCTGACATATGTTCCTTTTGCGTCAACAAATCGGGATGGGATGCACACATGTCCGACCCTTTGGAGAGCGAACGGATAACAATTCGGCTCGATGCCGAGGACCTCAAAATGATCGACGATTTCATCGCCGACAGCAACGAGTTCTCCAACAGGTCGCAACTGGCCCGTGCAGCCGTTCGCGCGTACATAGAAATGCGCGCGGGCGGCTCTGAAGGGACGAACAGCAAGCCGAACGAGATCGTGGTGGTTCTTCCGTCGCTTGTGCTTGACACAATCAAGCAGCTCGTGGCGGAAGGAGTGTACAGCTCGATTTCAGAGGCTGTAGCCGATTCGGCGCGTCATGAGTTCCTACACGAGGAGCACGTGGAAGGGCTCAAGAAGGACGCGAACAAGCAGGGAACCGGCTTTAAGCTCGTCCCCGGAGCATAGGCACCGTTTGTGGGCGCCCTGGGTGGAAAGGAGGGGACTCTGATAGGGGGTCTTCTCTCGACTGGCCAGGGAGAGGACGGAGGCCAAAGGGATGACGACGGAAAGGAGCAGGACGGAAGAGATAATCAATGCGATAGGGACCAGCCTCGGTGAGCCGACAGTCGCAGTAGTCGGCTGCGGAGGAGCTGGTTCGAACATCGTCCACGGGATCTACTGGAAGTCCAACCGTGTTGAGACCGTGGCTGTGAACACTGACGAGGAACACCTCAGAAAGGTTGACGCCCACAAGAAGATCCTGATCGGGAAGGATGTCTCCTTCGGACGGGACGCGGGCGGGTTTCCCGAGATAGGGGAGCACTGCGCCGACAAGGCTAGGAATGTCATCAAAGAGGCGATCAAGGGATACGACATCGTCTTCGTCGTCGCGGGCATGGGTGGCGGAACGGGCACAGGCGTTGCCC
This DNA window, taken from Candidatus Thermoplasmatota archaeon, encodes the following:
- a CDS encoding ribbon-helix-helix domain-containing protein, with the translated sequence MSDPLESERITIRLDAEDLKMIDDFIADSNEFSNRSQLARAAVRAYIEMRAGGSEGTNSKPNEIVVVLPSLVLDTIKQLVAEGVYSSISEAVADSARHEFLHEEHVEGLKKDANKQGTGFKLVPGA